DNA from Roseomonas gilardii subsp. gilardii:
AGCCACTTACAGGAAGAGTGTTCCCCGCGAGCGCGGGGATGAACCGCTAAGATCATCGCCAATTCGTCGCATGGACTTGTGTTCCCCGCGAGCGCGGGGATGAACCGCGTAAACGCCAAGTCCAGAAGGCTCATGCGCTGTGTTCCCCGCGAGCGCGGGGATGAACCGCATATAGACCATTTCTTCATAATCGGCAGAGTGTGTTCCCCGCGAGCGCGGGGATGAACCGGAAGGTAAAATGATCAACTTTCTTCGCCGCATGTGTTCCCCGCGAGCGCGGGGATGAACCGGGGCCGCCAGCGAGTTCGTGCGCTGCATCGAAGTGTTCCCCGCGAGCGCGGGGATGAACCGGCGTCTTCCCCTTTGTTCGTCTCGATCTTGAGGTGTTCCCCGCGAGCGCGGGGATGAACCGACGGCGGGCCGCGTGGCGGGTACGGCAACCCTGTGTTCCCCGCGAGCGCGGGGATGAACCGGATCTGTTCACGTTCCTGGCCACGCATGGGTGGTGTTCCCCGCGAGCGCGGGGATGAACCGCTGGGTGCCACGGTGGCGCTGGAGCCGCTCTCGTGTTCCCCGCGAGCGCGGGGATGAACCGGTCTCCGGCGGCGGTGCAATTGCCGTGGGCTTGTGTTCCCCGCGAGCGCGGGGATGAACCGCCCACCACCGGGATGCCATGGGCGGTCCTGGTGTGTTCCCCGCGAGCGCGGGGATGAACCGCCCAGGATGGCCATCTCCAGTTTGCCCCGCCAGTGTTCCCCGCGAGCGCGGGGATGAACCGGTGGTCGTAATAGCCCCGGTAGCTCAACAGGTGTGTTCCCCGCGAGCGCGGGGATGAACCGGCGAAATACGGCAACCCGGCGCCGGTCGCCGCCGTGTTCCCCGCGAGCGCGGGGATGAACCGGTTGACCCCCTTCTCCTCCGGCGGTTCCGCCGGTGTTCCCCGCGAGCGCGGGGATGAACCGGCTGATATCGGGCTTGCGGTGTACAGGGACGCGTGTTCCCCGCGAGCGCGGGGATGAACCGACGGCTTCCTGCCAGATGCGGGTTTCCGTCCTGTGTTCCCCGCGAGCGCGGGGATGAACCGGGAAACAGAGATGAATGCCAGGGCCGACCTGGGTGTTCCCCGCGAGCGCGGGGATGAACCGGCATAGGGGTTGTTCCGCACCAGCCACCGGGAGTGTTCCCCGCGAGCGCGGGGATGAACCGGGCCATGTAGCCGAACAGGTTCTGGAGGAGGGGTGTTCCCCGCGAGCGCGGGGATGAACCGGCTGGAGCAAGGCCCTCGGCAATCGCCTGCTGGTGTTCCCCGCGAGCGCGGGGATGAACCGGGCTCCAGGTCGGACACCTGATCCATTGGCCCTGTCCCGCTGTGACGGACACCTCTGATAGGCTGAAGGGCCTGGAGGTACGGATGGCAGAGGGTAGCGGAAAGCGCCGGTTCTTTCCGGAGGCGTTCAAGCTGGAGGCGGTGGCAGCGGTCCGCGGTGGGCGGTCGGTATCGCAGGTGGCGGCCGAGTTGGGCCTACCGGACCGGCTGGTGCGCAGCTGGCTGCGCTGGGCGCCGACGGGCACGGCGGTGGGGAGCGGCGCGCCGGCGCTGGCGGTTCCGACACCACCGGCGGCGCCGGCGCGTCGCGTCGGCCCGAGCCCGGCCGAGCAGGCGGCCGAGATCGGGCGGCTGCGGCGCGAGGTCGAGCGGTTGCGCATGGAGCGCGACATCTTAAAGCGAGCGGCGCTCATCTTCGGCCAGGCGACGGACCGGAGGTGAGCTATGGCTTCATTCGCGATCACGTCGCCGTCTTTCCGGTTGCCATCCTGTGCGAGGTGCTGGGCGTGAGCCGCAGCGGCTATTACGACTGGGCTCGCCGGCCGGAGAGCAGGCAGGCGGCGGCCGACCGGGTCCTCGCAGCCGAGATCCGGGCCACGCACGCCGACAGCCGTGGCCGCTACGGCAGCCCGCGCGTGCATGCCGCGCTGCGCGCCCAAGGACGGCGGGTTGGCCGCAAGCGGGTGGCGCGGCTGATGCGCGGCATGGGGCTGTCGGCACGGCGTGGTCGCCGGTTCCGGTGCAC
Protein-coding regions in this window:
- a CDS encoding IS3 family transposase (programmed frameshift), with product MAEGSGKRRFFPEAFKLEAVAAVRGGRSVSQVAAELGLPDRLVRSWLRWAPTGTAVGSGAPALAVPTPPAAPARRVGPSPAEQAAEIGRLRREVERLRMERDILKPSGAHLRPGDGPEVSYGFIRDHVAVFPVAILCEVLGVSRSGYYDWARRPESRQAAADRVLAAEIRATHADSRGRYGSPRVHAALRAQGRRVGRKRVARLMRGMGLSARRGRRFRCTTDSRHAFPVAPNLLDRDFTAAAPDRVWLADLTYLWTAEGWLYLAVVLDLCTRRVVGWAMADHLGHELALAALDMAIACRRPAPGLLHHADRGVQYAAHGYRRRLAEHGMLCSMSRKGNCWDNAPMESFYATLKGELVEQRDYLTRDEARADVFQYLEGFYNRRRLHSALGYLTPEQKAATFQTAASAA